The following are encoded together in the Thermococcus sibiricus MM 739 genome:
- a CDS encoding HepT-like ribonuclease domain-containing protein — protein MEKEAGLLRQFNAVRNAIVHKYDRLNLKIINEALNRVDELYNIVIKLIESYESLVSLQ, from the coding sequence TTGGAAAAGGAAGCAGGACTTCTTAGGCAATTTAACGCTGTAAGAAACGCAATTGTTCATAAATACGACAGACTAAATTTGAAAATCATAAACGAAGCCCTTAATAGGGTCGATGAGCTGTACAACATTGTTATAAAATTGATTGAGAGTTATGAATCTTTGGTCTCATTGCAATAA
- a CDS encoding ABC transporter ATP-binding protein has product MPVIEVKNVRKYYGDVRGVENLSFEVEEGEIYGFLGPNGAGKTTTVKILVKIIKDYTGEVKVFGKDLRKWGKDYYNKIGVSFEFPAVYSKLTALENLQFFASFYKKHLDPMNVLKMVGLDKEANQLVAGFSKGMKKKLDLARALLPDPEVFFLDEPLEGLDPASARKIKDLLLEMRENGKTIFLTTHNMYVADELCDRVGFIVDGAVRLVDNPSELKVKMGKRLVRVEYVANGGVAVKEFPLENIGQNEKFLKIIQEHEVRRINTEEPTLEEIFLKVTGRRLV; this is encoded by the coding sequence ATGCCTGTGATTGAAGTTAAGAATGTTAGGAAGTATTACGGCGATGTTAGGGGTGTAGAGAATTTAAGCTTCGAAGTTGAAGAAGGGGAAATCTACGGCTTTTTGGGGCCAAATGGAGCTGGAAAGACAACAACCGTTAAAATTCTTGTGAAGATCATCAAAGACTACACCGGGGAAGTCAAGGTTTTTGGCAAAGACTTGAGAAAATGGGGTAAAGATTACTACAACAAGATCGGTGTATCATTTGAGTTCCCTGCCGTCTATTCAAAGCTCACTGCTCTTGAAAACCTTCAGTTCTTTGCAAGCTTTTATAAGAAGCATCTCGATCCAATGAATGTCCTAAAGATGGTTGGTCTTGACAAAGAAGCAAATCAGCTCGTTGCCGGATTCTCCAAGGGTATGAAGAAGAAGCTCGATTTGGCAAGGGCCTTACTACCTGACCCCGAAGTATTCTTCTTAGATGAACCCCTTGAAGGTCTTGACCCTGCAAGTGCAAGAAAAATAAAAGATCTGCTCCTTGAAATGCGTGAAAACGGAAAAACAATCTTTTTGACCACTCATAACATGTATGTTGCAGATGAGCTGTGTGATAGGGTAGGGTTCATCGTTGATGGTGCTGTAAGACTGGTAGACAACCCAAGTGAGCTTAAGGTAAAAATGGGCAAACGGCTTGTTAGAGTGGAATACGTTGCTAATGGTGGCGTTGCAGTGAAGGAGTTTCCACTGGAGAACATCGGCCAGAACGAGAAGTTCCTCAAAATCATCCAGGAGCACGAGGTAAGAAGAATAAACACGGAGGAGCCTACATTGGAGGAGATATTCCTAAAAGTGACAGGGAGGAGGCTTGTATGA
- a CDS encoding permease: protein MSFVKKFGAIYKTDLKLLRRDPMLLYSVTMILVLLLIVRYFKDRIGVYYPILALLVMVFIPMILGMIPGFMMADEKEDKTIQALQVIPISSEAFLTYRLTWTSITTAVLTVISPKILAIEFSQKGFLALGVLFVFEVWIYGLLITVFSESRMQALTVSKVLGWFLMLPPLIKLVVVWRNLSMDWSKFTAFLPTYWLYKVFEGIPLNDYSDFPIAIGVHLVWLVPLVLLFRKRVL, encoded by the coding sequence ATGAGTTTTGTGAAAAAGTTTGGGGCTATCTACAAGACCGACCTTAAGCTTCTTCGCAGAGACCCCATGCTTCTTTACAGTGTGACAATGATACTAGTGCTCCTTCTCATTGTCCGCTACTTCAAGGATCGCATCGGCGTTTACTATCCGATACTGGCGCTCCTTGTAATGGTATTTATCCCCATGATACTGGGGATGATACCCGGATTCATGATGGCCGACGAGAAGGAGGACAAAACCATACAGGCCCTTCAAGTAATTCCTATCTCAAGTGAAGCTTTTTTGACATACAGGCTTACATGGACCTCCATCACTACCGCCGTACTAACAGTTATATCTCCAAAAATTCTCGCCATAGAGTTTTCGCAAAAGGGGTTTCTGGCTTTAGGGGTTCTCTTCGTCTTTGAGGTTTGGATTTATGGGTTGCTGATCACAGTGTTTTCAGAGTCTAGGATGCAGGCTTTGACGGTTTCCAAGGTTCTCGGATGGTTCTTAATGCTGCCACCGCTGATAAAGCTCGTCGTCGTCTGGAGAAACCTCTCAATGGACTGGAGCAAGTTCACGGCATTCTTGCCGACCTACTGGCTCTACAAAGTATTTGAAGGTATCCCACTTAACGACTACAGCGACTTTCCAATAGCAATTGGTGTCCACTTGGTGTGGCTTGTTCCGCTAGTCCTTCTTTTTAGAAAGAGAGTTCTTTGA
- a CDS encoding helix-turn-helix domain-containing protein: protein MKRIKFRIPIDKVNYEFFNAFKWFMDLVEWGYGDTYFFLGSDVVKLVEIKFKEDLKAEEIVKKLLEIPHVRDAKLIPKNDHYLLYVRANIFEAPFPKNVLEVFDIQKKGVVVFEKGTFTSKEIYLYVICEDELVGDVISVVKKVYGGELVSIEEYSPEDNPLSKLTGKQLETLLLAYKSGYFDDPRRITLRELAEMLNLSPSTVKEHLRKAQRKIFEELIG from the coding sequence ATGAAGAGGATAAAGTTTAGGATTCCGATTGACAAAGTTAATTATGAATTTTTCAATGCCTTTAAGTGGTTCATGGATCTGGTTGAGTGGGGCTATGGAGATACTTACTTCTTCCTCGGAAGCGACGTGGTGAAGCTTGTGGAGATTAAGTTCAAAGAAGACTTAAAAGCAGAAGAAATTGTTAAGAAACTCCTTGAAATCCCTCACGTTAGAGATGCCAAGCTTATTCCAAAGAACGACCACTATCTCCTCTACGTGAGAGCCAACATTTTTGAGGCACCTTTTCCCAAAAACGTCCTGGAGGTTTTTGATATTCAAAAGAAGGGCGTAGTGGTGTTCGAAAAGGGCACATTCACATCCAAAGAAATTTATTTATACGTGATCTGTGAGGATGAGCTTGTGGGGGACGTTATCTCAGTGGTAAAGAAAGTGTATGGCGGGGAGCTGGTAAGCATAGAGGAGTATTCTCCAGAAGATAATCCCCTCTCAAAGCTCACCGGAAAGCAGCTTGAAACATTGCTCCTGGCATATAAGAGCGGTTATTTCGATGATCCTAGGAGGATAACCCTTAGGGAGCTCGCCGAGATGCTGAACCTGAGCCCTTCAACTGTGAAGGAGCATTTGAGGAAAGCCCAGAGAAAAATCTTTGAGGAGCTTATAGGCTAA
- a CDS encoding type II toxin-antitoxin system VapC family toxin has translation MSGKTVYLDSNAIIKRYVKEKNSEEIIKLYRKAYNGEVKLSFSLWNIGEVLGVLDKARRLERLDIESYELVRARFLSETLRMKQLGILRLIPVHASILEKSWQLIEKYHIYQADALQILSSKRINVDEFYTGDKRLNEVAISEGLNSVIV, from the coding sequence ATGAGCGGGAAGACAGTATACTTGGACAGTAATGCCATAATTAAACGCTACGTAAAGGAAAAGAACAGCGAAGAAATCATTAAACTCTACAGAAAAGCGTATAATGGAGAAGTTAAGCTCTCATTCAGTCTCTGGAATATAGGTGAGGTGTTAGGGGTTCTTGATAAAGCAAGAAGGCTTGAAAGGCTTGATATAGAGAGTTATGAGTTAGTTAGGGCCAGATTTCTCTCTGAAACTCTTAGAATGAAGCAATTAGGGATATTAAGGCTTATTCCTGTGCATGCGTCAATACTTGAAAAGAGCTGGCAGCTGATAGAAAAATATCACATATATCAAGCTGATGCCCTCCAGATCCTCTCATCAAAAAGGATAAATGTGGATGAATTTTATACCGGGGATAAAAGATTGAACGAAGTTGCTATCTCAGAGGGATTGAACTCGGTTATTGTTTGA
- a CDS encoding antitoxin family protein: protein MSEIIEVIYEKGVLKPLKKLPFKDGEKLIVEIRKRDKKSSWMSLREA from the coding sequence ATGAGCGAGATAATTGAGGTAATTTATGAAAAAGGTGTTTTAAAACCTTTGAAAAAGCTCCCATTCAAGGATGGAGAAAAATTAATTGTTGAGATTAGAAAACGGGACAAAAAAAGCTCTTGGATGAGCTTGAGGGAAGCATAA
- a CDS encoding fluoroquinolone export ABC transporter permease subunit, with amino-acid sequence MIGNIIRTNLVIGVRSYVYPVYILIGLAYGLMLMVFPEQYLPTMVPIFLLFEPGLVGFMFVGTEIFAEKKDGAIGALAVTPIEWRSYILAKTLLLSVLSIIGAILIMAIGTRSLNGLPYVIVGVFLVSIVYTLLGIGISAKYHDLDDYFVPIMGVLVISLLPFVHYHGYLTSEIWKVLYAIPSYPGLYFFKAPFEEISRDAMTWSAVALIVWAGIAYYIARIRFYKYAVEGLR; translated from the coding sequence ATGATAGGGAACATAATCAGGACAAACCTTGTCATTGGAGTGAGAAGCTATGTTTACCCAGTATACATATTAATAGGATTAGCATATGGTCTCATGCTTATGGTCTTTCCCGAGCAGTACCTCCCGACAATGGTGCCGATCTTCCTCCTCTTTGAGCCGGGACTTGTTGGTTTTATGTTCGTAGGAACAGAGATATTCGCCGAAAAGAAGGACGGTGCGATAGGTGCTTTAGCAGTCACGCCGATAGAGTGGAGAAGCTATATCTTAGCTAAAACACTCCTTTTGAGCGTGCTATCAATCATCGGAGCCATACTTATAATGGCAATTGGTACCCGCTCCCTCAATGGACTTCCATATGTGATCGTGGGAGTCTTCTTAGTTTCCATAGTTTACACACTCCTCGGTATAGGAATCTCGGCAAAGTATCACGATTTGGATGACTACTTTGTTCCGATAATGGGGGTTCTGGTAATTTCACTCCTCCCATTTGTCCATTATCATGGCTATTTGACGAGTGAAATCTGGAAAGTCCTTTATGCAATCCCAAGTTATCCCGGGCTTTACTTCTTCAAGGCACCCTTCGAGGAAATCTCTAGGGACGCAATGACATGGTCCGCTGTGGCTTTAATTGTTTGGGCAGGTATAGCATATTACATAGCTAGAATAAGGTTTTACAAATATGCTGTGGAGGGATTGAGATGA
- a CDS encoding nucleotidyltransferase domain-containing protein has translation MVLYGSYAKGSPTKRSDVDICLIKPKEGVYERVLKKLGEKYDIKVFEELPLYIQIDIIKNHKVVYENELELSEYFYQFRKLWKDMEHRIKENQFSSVREKIDLRRRANEKAKILRKT, from the coding sequence ATAGTTCTTTATGGTTCATATGCTAAAGGCTCACCTACAAAAAGGAGTGATGTAGATATCTGCCTGATTAAACCAAAAGAAGGTGTATATGAGAGGGTACTGAAGAAGCTTGGCGAGAAATATGATATAAAAGTTTTTGAGGAACTTCCGCTTTATATTCAAATTGATATTATAAAAAACCATAAGGTAGTTTATGAGAATGAGCTTGAACTTTCCGAATACTTCTACCAATTTAGAAAGCTCTGGAAAGATATGGAGCATCGCATAAAAGAAAATCAGTTTTCAAGTGTTAGGGAAAAGATAGATTTGAGGAGGAGAGCAAATGAGAAGGCAAAGATACTTAGAAAAACTTGA